In Macaca thibetana thibetana isolate TM-01 chromosome 8, ASM2454274v1, whole genome shotgun sequence, one DNA window encodes the following:
- the LOC126961070 gene encoding L-threonine 3-dehydrogenase, mitochondrial yields the protein MLFIRMLRRVGQSPACGCWTPVLPVRFLGISPRQIPADANFHSASFSDTDHPRVLITGGLGQLGVGLANLLRKRFGKDNVILSDIRKPPDHVFHSGPFIYSDILDYKNLREIVVNNRITWLFHYSALLSAIGEANVSLARAVNITGLHNILDVAAEHNLRLFVPSTIGAFGPTSPRNPTPDLCIQRPRTIYGVSKVHAELMGEYYHYRYGLDFRCLRYPGIISADSQPGGGTTDYAVQIFHDAAKHGKFECNLEARTRLPMMYIDDCLRATLEVMEAPAESLSMRTYNVSAMSFTPEELAQEVLKHVPEFQITYNVDAVRQAIADSWPMKFDDSNARKDWGWKHDFDLPELVTTMLNFHGSETRVAQAN from the exons GGCATCTCCCCTCGGCAAATTCCAGCAGATGCTAACTTCCACTCTGCGTCTTTCTCTGACACAGACCATCCACGAGTCTTAATTACag GGGGTCTTGGCCAGCTGGGAGTGGGGCTTGCTAATCTTTTGAG GAAACGATTCGGAAAGGACAATGTGATTTTGTCTGACATCAGGAAGCCCCCCGATCATGTCTTTCACAGTG GTCCGTTCATTTATTCTGATATCTTGGATTACAAGAATCTTCGGGAGATTGTGGTAAACAACCGCATCACCTGGCTCTTTCATTACAGCGCTTTGCTCAGCGCCATTGGAGAAGCAAATGTTTCCTTGGCGAGAGCAGTGAATATAACTG GCCTGCATAACATCCTGGATGTCGCTGCGGAACACAATCTGCGATTGTTTGTGCCTAGCACGATCGGGGCCTTTGGACCCACCTCTCCGCGGAACCCAACCCCCGATCTCTGTATTCAGAGACCCAGGACCATCTACGGGGTGTCCAAGGTCCACGCGGAGCTCATGGGAGAA tATTATCATTACCGGTATGGGTTAGATTTCCGATGCCTGAGATATCCTGGAATCATTTCAGCTGACTCCCAGCCTGGAGGAGGAACAACTG ACTATGCAGTCCAGATTTTTCATGATGCCGCAAAGCATGGCAAATTCGAGTGCAACCTGGAAGCCCGCACAAGGCTGCCCATGATGTACATTGACGACTGCCTCAGGGCCACCCTGGAGGTCATGGAGGCCCCGGCCGAGTCCCTCTCCATGAGGACCTACAATGTCAGCGCCATGAGCTTCACACCCGAGGAGCTGGCCCAGGAGGTCCTCAAGCACGTACCGGAATTCCAGATCACATACAACGTGGATGCCGTTCGGCAGGCCATAG CGGATAGTTGGCCGATGAAATTTGATGACAGCAATGCTCGGAAGGACTGGGGGTGGAAACATGATTTTGATCTTCCAGAGTTGGTGACTACCATGTTGAACTTCCATGGTTCTGAAACCAGAGTTGCCCAAGCCAACTGA